A region from the Planctomycetota bacterium genome encodes:
- a CDS encoding CCA tRNA nucleotidyltransferase translates to MKGRPTRSRVVAMAPIDRSATIKTRRTSAEEFTIGLSYEGVNQMGRSDARNLDPEASRRFAVAVVLRLREAGHEAFWAGGCVRDELLGRTPADYDVATAALPDVVRGVFGTGKTLAVGASFGVITVLGPRGTAPVEVATYRADAPSSDGRHPDGVRFTVAREDALRRDFTINGMFLDPLTGAVHDHVGGRADLAAGVIRAIGTPALRFAEDHLRILRAVRFAAAFGFVIERETWQAIERMARTVTTVSPERVADELTRMATRPGRRQALGLLAETGLAAHVLGEFAAHALPRAGEVIGALDEPLLASALAVLAWETHGAHAAAKAAIATAARRLRLANATGKLAAWLVDGLAVLGALAVPPTGPWSRLQPWVAAADAPRLADLLRARAATGCGSTDEARWFTAQLERPRDEIDPAPLLSGADLLAAGIVAGPALGRILTEARRLQLDGALTSRAAALAWLVGQG, encoded by the coding sequence ATGAAAGGACGCCCGACGAGGTCAAGGGTTGTGGCGATGGCACCGATCGATCGATCGGCCACCATCAAAACCCGGCGAACCTCGGCAGAAGAGTTCACAATAGGCCTGTCCTACGAAGGTGTCAACCAAATGGGTCGTTCTGACGCGAGGAATCTCGACCCGGAGGCCTCGCGGCGGTTCGCCGTCGCCGTCGTCCTCCGGCTCCGCGAAGCCGGGCATGAAGCCTTTTGGGCCGGGGGGTGTGTCCGCGACGAATTGCTCGGCCGGACCCCGGCTGACTACGACGTCGCCACCGCGGCTCTTCCCGATGTCGTGCGGGGTGTTTTCGGAACCGGGAAGACCCTCGCCGTGGGGGCGTCGTTCGGTGTCATCACGGTTCTCGGCCCTCGTGGCACTGCCCCCGTCGAAGTGGCGACGTACCGGGCTGACGCCCCCTCCAGCGATGGCAGGCATCCCGACGGAGTGAGGTTCACCGTTGCGCGCGAAGACGCGCTGCGGCGCGACTTCACCATCAACGGCATGTTCCTCGATCCGCTCACGGGCGCGGTTCACGATCACGTCGGCGGCCGGGCCGACCTCGCGGCCGGTGTGATCCGGGCGATCGGCACGCCGGCGCTGCGCTTCGCGGAGGACCACTTGAGGATCCTCCGCGCGGTGCGGTTCGCCGCCGCGTTCGGCTTCGTGATCGAACGCGAGACATGGCAGGCGATCGAGCGGATGGCACGGACGGTCACCACCGTCAGCCCGGAACGCGTGGCCGACGAATTGACGAGGATGGCGACGCGCCCCGGTCGACGGCAGGCGTTGGGACTGCTTGCCGAGACCGGCCTGGCGGCGCATGTCCTCGGCGAATTCGCCGCGCACGCCCTGCCGCGCGCCGGGGAGGTGATCGGGGCGCTCGACGAGCCGCTGTTGGCCTCGGCGTTGGCGGTGCTCGCCTGGGAGACGCACGGCGCACACGCGGCCGCGAAGGCCGCGATCGCCACAGCCGCGCGCCGCCTCCGGCTCGCCAACGCGACCGGGAAGTTGGCGGCGTGGCTCGTCGACGGGCTGGCGGTGCTCGGCGCGCTCGCGGTGCCGCCGACCGGGCCCTGGTCGAGACTGCAGCCGTGGGTGGCCGCGGCCGACGCGCCGCGGCTCGCCGACCTGCTCCGGGCACGGGCCGCGACCGGCTGCGGCAGCACCGACGAAGCGCGGTGGTTCACCGCGCAGCTCGAGCGACCACGCGACGAAATCGATCCGGCGCCGCTGCTGTCCGGGGCCGACCTCCTCGCCGCGGGGATCGTGGCCGGCCCCGCTCTCGGCCGGATCCTCACCGAAGCCCGCCGGTTGCAACTCGACGGCGCCCTGACGAGCCGCGCCGCGGCGCTCGCGTGGCTGGTGGGCCAGGGCTGA
- a CDS encoding SMC-Scp complex subunit ScpB — translation MPIPPSRPKPDQQTAGRPPAAPGGGTGFVGPPADGGLSIDRLAQAFAAMMGSADPWTPRAEPAVAQEDASPSLDDDGLAPGAEEGCRVDPATILEALLFVGQPDGAALSGRRVAALMRGVRAQEVDELAAELERRYRANGCPYEVVPRDDGWVMRLRGEFAGVGRVSEARARLVRLDAEALDVLAVVAWNQPVPRDRLVALGCDAPPATLRTLVRRGLLAIEPQPGGEPSYRTTAKFLEVFRLESLADLPRALEPPA, via the coding sequence ATGCCCATCCCCCCCTCCCGGCCGAAACCCGACCAGCAGACGGCCGGTCGACCGCCGGCGGCCCCCGGCGGCGGCACGGGGTTCGTCGGTCCCCCGGCCGATGGCGGGCTGTCGATCGATCGACTCGCCCAGGCCTTCGCGGCGATGATGGGTTCGGCCGATCCGTGGACGCCGCGCGCCGAGCCGGCGGTGGCCCAGGAGGATGCCTCACCGTCGCTCGACGACGACGGCCTCGCTCCCGGCGCCGAGGAGGGCTGCCGTGTCGATCCGGCGACGATCCTCGAGGCGTTGCTGTTCGTCGGCCAGCCCGACGGCGCGGCTTTGTCGGGGAGGCGCGTCGCGGCGCTGATGCGCGGCGTCCGCGCCCAGGAGGTCGACGAGCTCGCCGCCGAGCTCGAGCGTCGCTACCGGGCCAACGGTTGCCCCTACGAGGTCGTGCCCCGGGACGACGGCTGGGTGATGCGCCTGCGTGGCGAGTTTGCCGGCGTCGGCCGGGTGAGCGAGGCCCGCGCCCGGCTCGTGCGCCTCGATGCCGAGGCCCTCGACGTCCTCGCGGTGGTGGCCTGGAACCAGCCGGTCCCCCGCGACCGTCTGGTGGCACTGGGCTGTGATGCCCCCCCGGCGACGCTCCGCACGCTCGTGCGTCGCGGGCTGCTCGCGATCGAGCCGCAGCCAGGGGGCGAACCCAGCTACCGGACGACCGCCAAGTTCCTCGAGGTGTTCCGGCTCGAAAGCCTCGCCGACCTGCCGCGGGCCCTCGAGCCGCCGGCCTGA
- a CDS encoding site-specific DNA-methyltransferase: MPGKARRGLAVDRVHRGDCLELLARVPDGTVHLAFADPPFNIGYDYDTYDDRRSTDDYLTWSRRWLAEVVRVLRSDGTFWLAIGDEYAAELKVLATRELGLACRSWVVWYYTFGVNCRQKFSRSHAHLFHLVRDPRAFTFNTDAIRVPSARELVYGDRRADPTGRLPDDTWILRPQDLPDGFGADGDTWYFPRVCGTFKERSGWHGCQMPEQLLGRIIRASSNPGDLVLDPFAGSGTTLAVAKKLRRAFLGCELSAAYAARIRKRLAASAPGTPLDGAPEPLKSVPTTAAGRRLGGSGGATRGKPSREERQRLLFPKRRV, encoded by the coding sequence ATGCCAGGGAAGGCGCGGCGGGGTTTGGCGGTCGACCGCGTCCACCGGGGCGACTGCCTCGAGCTGCTCGCCCGCGTGCCCGACGGCACCGTCCATCTCGCGTTCGCCGATCCGCCGTTCAACATTGGCTACGACTACGACACCTACGACGACCGTCGCTCAACCGACGACTACCTCACCTGGTCGCGCCGCTGGCTGGCCGAGGTCGTCCGCGTGCTCCGCTCCGACGGCACGTTCTGGCTGGCGATCGGCGACGAGTACGCCGCCGAATTGAAGGTCCTGGCGACCCGTGAGCTCGGCCTGGCCTGCCGCAGTTGGGTGGTCTGGTACTACACGTTCGGCGTCAACTGCCGGCAGAAATTCAGCCGCTCGCACGCGCACCTGTTTCATCTCGTCCGCGACCCGCGCGCCTTCACCTTCAACACCGACGCGATCCGCGTGCCGTCGGCGCGCGAGCTGGTGTACGGCGACCGCCGTGCCGACCCCACCGGCCGCCTCCCCGACGACACCTGGATCCTGCGGCCCCAGGACCTCCCCGACGGGTTCGGGGCCGATGGCGACACCTGGTACTTCCCGCGGGTCTGCGGTACCTTCAAGGAGCGCAGCGGCTGGCACGGCTGCCAGATGCCCGAGCAGCTCCTCGGCCGGATCATCCGCGCCTCGAGCAACCCCGGCGATCTCGTACTCGATCCGTTCGCCGGGAGCGGCACGACGCTGGCGGTGGCGAAGAAGCTGCGCCGGGCGTTCCTCGGCTGCGAACTGTCGGCCGCGTATGCGGCGCGGATCCGCAAGCGCCTCGCGGCGAGCGCCCCCGGAACCCCCCTCGACGGCGCTCCCGAGCCGCTCAAGAGCGTGCCGACCACGGCCGCCGGCCGTCGGCTCGGCGGCAGCGGGGGCGCGACGAGGGGGAAACCGTCGCGAGAGGAGCGCCAACGTCTCTTGTTTCCAAAGCGGCGGGTCTGA
- a CDS encoding M20/M25/M40 family metallo-hydrolase has protein sequence MTTPSRATASKRKAPSGAAAKPAPRPRASGGSLRPSAAPAKPTAGPQPDLAAARRVVLDLLAIPGVSGDEKRVAERIVHWLVEAGCPRAAISFDNAHTKTPTAGNVGNLIVKLPGTRPGPRRLLMAHMDTVPVCLGAKPKVSGRFVASADPATGLGADDRAGCAVVLSTALAILRQGLDHPPLTLLFAIQEEVGLYGARYVKAADLGRPRLAFNFDGGAVEKITVGATGGYRMDIAVTGLPSHAGVAPEKGVSAIAIAALAIADLVAGGWHGLVEKEGKRGTSNVGTIHAGSATNVVADSAALRAEARSHDPVFRAKIVKAIETAFQTAAKRIKAADGTTGRVAFDGRLDYEAFRLEADEPCVVEATAAVRGVGLTPRPEVSNGGLDANWMAVNGVPTVTLGCGQMEIHTTKERLDLEAFETACRVALRLATGG, from the coding sequence ATGACGACCCCTTCGAGGGCGACGGCTTCGAAACGGAAGGCACCCTCGGGGGCGGCGGCAAAACCGGCGCCCCGTCCGCGGGCGTCGGGCGGGAGTCTACGGCCGAGCGCCGCACCCGCGAAGCCGACGGCCGGACCGCAGCCCGACCTCGCCGCGGCGCGGCGCGTGGTCCTCGACCTGCTGGCGATCCCAGGTGTGTCGGGGGACGAGAAGCGGGTCGCGGAGCGGATCGTCCACTGGCTGGTCGAGGCGGGCTGCCCGCGGGCGGCGATCTCCTTCGACAACGCCCACACCAAGACCCCGACGGCCGGCAACGTCGGCAACCTGATCGTCAAGCTCCCCGGCACCCGGCCGGGACCGCGCCGCCTGCTGATGGCCCACATGGACACCGTGCCGGTGTGCCTCGGGGCGAAGCCCAAGGTCAGTGGCCGGTTCGTCGCCAGCGCCGACCCCGCCACCGGCCTCGGGGCCGACGACCGCGCCGGCTGCGCCGTGGTGCTGTCGACGGCGCTGGCGATCCTCCGCCAGGGGCTCGATCATCCGCCGCTGACGCTGCTGTTCGCGATCCAGGAGGAAGTCGGCCTGTACGGGGCGCGGTATGTCAAAGCGGCCGACCTCGGCCGGCCGCGGCTGGCGTTCAACTTCGACGGCGGCGCGGTGGAGAAGATCACCGTCGGGGCGACCGGTGGCTACCGGATGGACATCGCCGTCACCGGCCTGCCGAGCCATGCCGGCGTGGCTCCGGAAAAGGGGGTGTCGGCGATCGCGATCGCGGCCCTGGCGATCGCCGATCTCGTCGCCGGTGGCTGGCACGGCCTGGTCGAGAAGGAAGGAAAGCGCGGCACGAGCAACGTCGGCACGATCCACGCCGGGAGCGCCACCAACGTGGTCGCCGATTCGGCCGCGCTCCGCGCCGAGGCGCGGAGCCACGATCCGGTGTTTCGCGCGAAGATCGTCAAGGCGATCGAGACGGCCTTCCAGACGGCGGCGAAACGCATCAAGGCGGCCGACGGCACCACCGGCCGCGTCGCCTTCGACGGCCGGCTCGACTACGAGGCCTTCCGGCTGGAGGCCGACGAGCCGTGCGTCGTCGAGGCGACGGCGGCGGTCCGCGGCGTCGGCCTCACCCCGCGGCCGGAGGTTTCCAACGGCGGTCTCGACGCCAACTGGATGGCGGTCAACGGCGTCCCGACCGTGACGCTCGGCTGCGGGCAGATGGAGATCCACACCACCAAGGAGCGGCTCGACCTCGAAGCCTTCGAGACCGCCTGTCGGGTGGCGTTGCGGCTGGCCACCGGAGGTTGA
- a CDS encoding MoxR family ATPase, whose product MVPADARAATATRATAPEAVAGEAEGVAAAHRRMVAALSRVIVGQEEVLDLLLMALFCKGHCILEGVPGLAKTLMISSLARLLSMRFSRIQFTPDLMPSDITGTEILQEDKTTGGRELRFVKGPVFANLVLADEINRTPPKTQAALLQAMQEYHVTVAGRSFDLPQPFFVLGTQNPIESEGTYPLPEAQLDRFMFKVTVDYPSLEDEIRVATATTSGHAVELEPVLTEADILRIQAVVCEVIVAEPVAAYAVRLARATRPGDPAARPDIRRWLSWGAGPRACQALLLGAKARALLDGRPSAAFDDVRAVAKPVLRHRLVASFTAESEGITTDAIIDTLLDAVPETT is encoded by the coding sequence ATGGTCCCCGCCGACGCCCGCGCCGCCACCGCCACCCGCGCGACCGCACCCGAGGCCGTGGCCGGCGAGGCGGAGGGGGTGGCCGCCGCCCATCGCCGGATGGTGGCGGCACTGTCGCGGGTGATCGTCGGCCAGGAAGAGGTCCTCGACCTGCTGCTGATGGCCCTGTTCTGCAAAGGACACTGCATCCTCGAAGGGGTGCCGGGGCTGGCGAAGACGCTGATGATCTCGAGCCTCGCCCGGCTGTTGTCGATGCGCTTCAGCCGGATCCAATTCACCCCCGACCTGATGCCCTCCGACATCACCGGGACCGAGATCCTCCAGGAGGACAAGACCACCGGCGGCCGCGAGCTGCGGTTCGTGAAGGGACCGGTGTTCGCCAACCTCGTCCTCGCCGACGAGATCAACCGGACGCCGCCGAAGACGCAGGCGGCGCTCCTCCAGGCGATGCAGGAATACCACGTCACCGTCGCCGGGCGGTCGTTCGACCTCCCGCAGCCGTTCTTCGTGCTCGGTACGCAGAACCCGATCGAGAGCGAGGGCACCTACCCGCTCCCCGAAGCGCAGCTCGACCGGTTCATGTTCAAGGTGACGGTCGACTACCCGTCGCTGGAGGACGAGATCCGCGTCGCCACGGCGACGACCTCGGGCCACGCCGTGGAACTCGAGCCGGTGCTCACCGAGGCCGACATCCTCCGCATCCAGGCGGTCGTCTGCGAGGTGATCGTCGCCGAGCCGGTCGCGGCCTACGCCGTCCGCCTCGCGCGGGCCACGCGCCCCGGGGATCCGGCGGCCCGCCCCGACATCCGCCGCTGGCTGTCGTGGGGCGCGGGCCCGCGCGCCTGCCAGGCGCTGCTCCTCGGTGCCAAGGCCCGCGCGCTGCTCGACGGCCGGCCGAGCGCGGCGTTCGACGACGTCCGCGCCGTCGCCAAACCAGTGCTCCGCCACCGCCTCGTCGCCAGCTTCACCGCCGAGAGCGAGGGGATCACCACCGACGCGATCATCGACACGCTCCTCGACGCCGTTCCCGAGACGACCTGA
- a CDS encoding DUF58 domain-containing protein — MASRTPPSEPPRPAPALGGVVDPRALALVARLEMVARSAVEGLLSGIHPSPFFGSSVEYADHRPYTPSDELRSLDWKLLAKTDRYFVKLFEDRTNTRLTVVLDTSRSMGFASGGTTKLDFGRGLAASLLHLALRQNDAAGLVTFAEGIGQFIPPRSVAHHFRHLLTALASATPGGDTGIRGVLAEVAGRLPRRGIVILVSDLLDDPAAIDAGLSLLRHRRHDLVVFHVVDPAERDFPWERSARFRDMEGEGRLVANPRLVRAAYRERFEAFLAAVRSACLERSIGYEMVLTDQPFEDLLAAYLARRARVSG, encoded by the coding sequence ATGGCCTCCCGTACCCCGCCGAGCGAGCCGCCGCGCCCCGCGCCGGCCCTCGGCGGCGTCGTCGACCCCCGGGCGCTGGCGCTGGTGGCGCGCCTGGAGATGGTGGCGAGGAGCGCCGTCGAGGGGTTGCTCTCCGGCATCCACCCCAGCCCGTTCTTCGGGTCGAGCGTCGAGTATGCCGACCACCGCCCCTACACCCCCAGCGACGAACTGCGCTCGCTCGACTGGAAGCTGCTGGCCAAGACCGACCGCTACTTCGTCAAGCTGTTCGAGGACCGGACCAACACGCGCCTCACCGTCGTCCTCGACACGAGCCGGTCGATGGGATTCGCCTCCGGGGGGACGACCAAGCTCGACTTCGGCCGGGGGCTGGCCGCTTCCCTGCTCCACCTCGCTCTCCGGCAGAACGACGCCGCCGGGCTGGTGACGTTCGCCGAGGGCATCGGCCAGTTCATCCCCCCGCGGAGCGTGGCCCATCACTTCCGCCACCTGCTCACGGCGCTGGCCAGCGCCACCCCCGGGGGCGACACGGGCATCCGGGGCGTGCTGGCGGAGGTCGCCGGGCGGCTGCCGCGGCGCGGGATCGTGATCCTCGTCAGCGACCTGCTCGACGACCCGGCCGCGATCGACGCCGGCCTGTCGCTGCTCCGCCACCGGCGCCACGATCTGGTGGTGTTCCACGTCGTCGATCCCGCCGAGCGCGACTTCCCCTGGGAGCGCTCGGCACGGTTCCGCGACATGGAGGGGGAGGGGCGCCTCGTCGCCAACCCGCGCCTCGTCCGGGCCGCCTACCGCGAACGCTTCGAGGCCTTCCTCGCCGCCGTCCGTTCCGCCTGTCTCGAACGCTCGATCGGCTACGAGATGGTGCTCACCGACCAGCCGTTCGAGGATCTGCTCGCCGCCTACCTCGCCCGTCGGGCCCGCGTCTCGGGCTGA